Below is a window of Methanosarcinales archaeon DNA.
TGCACCATTGGGTCCCAGGAACCCGAACATTTCCCCCTCCTCTATCATAAAAGTCACACCGTCTACGGCAGTGAATCCGTCAAATTTCTTCACCAGATTCTCAGCCACGATCACAGGAGCAATAAATTACCACCATTCCAGTATTTCGATGATTGTCATATCTGTCTTTACCATCTTAACAAGTTTTTTATATGTTACTACATGAATAAATCCACATATGTTCAGCATCAGGTACTTATTATCCTTGTTCATTCTAATTCTGATCCTTCCTGCAGCCTGTGCCTTTACAATTCACGGTACCATCTATGAGTGGTCCACTTTCGAACCTCTGGACAATGCTCTTATAGAATTGAACTCCACACCCGTCCAGTTCAGGGTTGCCACGTCAGGTGTATACTCCTTCAACCTTCCACCCGGCAATTATCTTATCAAGACAAGTTATTATGACAATGATACGCTGGAATATTATTCTGAGGACATTATTTCAGTGACGGATAAGGAAGGCGATTTTGTTTTAGATATCCTGCTGTTTCCCCTGGAGGAAGAAGAAGAGGAATTTCCTGGTGAGGATATCGTCAATGTTACGTTTGATATTGGGGAAGATCAAGGTTTTGATTGGAATTATATTTTTATAATTATTTTATTATTGATAATTTTAGCAGCCGCTGGGTATTATTATTACCGCCAAAAACAACATGATGAAAAAGAGATTGAGGCTGCATCTGACATGTATCAGGAAGAACCTCAGGAAATGCCTCAGCTATCACCACCAGATATTTCTGCCCCTCTCCCTGAGGATCTGAAGGAGATAATTACGATTATTGAAAGAGCAGGTGGTAGGGTCACACAGAAGGATCTGAGGAAGGAACTAAATTGTTCTGAGGCAAAGGTGAGCCTGATGACAACTGATCTGGAAGCCAGGGGTTTTGTCCAGAAAATTAAGAAGGGACGAGGAAATATTATTTTGTTAAATCAAGAGACAAAATAATTGAATTACTTCAGATTGATAAGTAATTTACCAGACTGGCTTTTAATAACATGCCAGCAGAATCCAGCCAATGAATCAATTTTCATCCAGATACCTTTTCACATTTTCACTCATAACCTCATCGTGAAGCACGAGTTCCATGTGGGGATAGGCTATCTCTACTTTATCTTTGTATTCAGGCTTGTTGAATTCTTCCAGCACCCTCTTATATATCTCACTTCTGATGGCTGGGATACGTTTAGGAAGGCACATGACCCTTGCTTTTATGATGGTACTTGAATCTGCAAATTCCACCTGAACACTTTCAGGGGTTTTATTTCTCATTAATCTCGCTGCATGTTTCATCTCCTCGCCAGCCACCTCTTTGGCAACATTGAAGATGATCTTTTCAGCCAGGCCCAGATCACTTTCATAGGTCAGACTTACCGGAACAGAAAGCCAGACCTGGGGGATATCATAGGAATAATTGATTATGGGTTCCAGGAATACGGTACTGTTGGGAATTATTACGTTCTTCCCGGTAATTGTCTCCTCGCCGGTAACATCTTTTAAAACAGTGAAAAGCATGGTGATTTCCTCTACATCACCCAAAATATCATTGCTTTTGATATATATTCGATCTCCGATCTTATATGGGTGTTTGATCAAAATCAGGAACCATGCTGCAAAGCTCAATATTACCTGTTGGAGTGCAAAGGCCAGGCCGGCCCCGATCAATGTCAGAGAAATTCCCAGGGATGACAAACTCCCGAACAACCCGGATATAATAATGATCAGTGCAATGAACCACACAAAATAAATGTACAGCATCTTGATAACTTTTCATTCACTTCCTTTGAAATGATGCTGAATTCCACTTTTTATGATAGGGAGGGATATTCTCAGAAATATTTTGACAATAAAAAAAGTGATAATAGTAAAAACAATTTTTGGTAAAATTGGTTCAATTATGTTCCTAAAAGTTGAGATATCAATGTACATCCTCCAGTATAAAATCAGAATCACCATTGTTAGAATGAGGCTCAAATACCACAAAATCTCAGTAATTCTTTTTTTATCTTGATTTTCCGCTATTTTTTCACCCTCTTTTTCTTTTGGTACCTATGTTATACGACAATATTTTATTTGTCTATTTTCAGATTGGGAAAGCCTACGATATCAAAACTCGCAGAAGC
It encodes the following:
- a CDS encoding mechanosensitive ion channel family protein, with product MLYIYFVWFIALIIIISGLFGSLSSLGISLTLIGAGLAFALQQVILSFAAWFLILIKHPYKIGDRIYIKSNDILGDVEEITMLFTVLKDVTGEETITGKNVIIPNSTVFLEPIINYSYDIPQVWLSVPVSLTYESDLGLAEKIIFNVAKEVAGEEMKHAARLMRNKTPESVQVEFADSSTIIKARVMCLPKRIPAIRSEIYKRVLEEFNKPEYKDKVEIAYPHMELVLHDEVMSENVKRYLDEN